The Lactuca sativa cultivar Salinas chromosome 2, Lsat_Salinas_v11, whole genome shotgun sequence genome includes a window with the following:
- the LOC111888122 gene encoding uncharacterized protein LOC111888122 gives MQAVSSVVNQPGVKAMNPTVNSLRHSPSSTTHPSITGLTTTSLQWFHHRLHLPIPKPHLHRPTTFTTFCSLRRPHPRRHFRRRRNPDSNIYFPTTDADTSSPHLDSKLHLVIDLEHYIPDRASLSLKKLLKITKQNFNQFVDSGIDAVDDLRSMITVDSNKKVVVSCRKTTVYFIGQLIALSFITVFAFRVLLKLGLGFRNLFRHRSNDGGGVVTRMDRSLGGREVVVSTQKDSKKEFNVSVNPLSSVEDSILSYSNSMTKNWEKSKKKLPDWWPDSRPAPLEGIDKEENQRKANWLIRAIMDYRTSGKDFQEDDIILLRRICRMSGVKVSIDTPNSRDSIYRASVDFTLNTCSRVGSHSTFVQIDGEDAREFIGGLADNIGLESFRAARMVAAAVAARTRSWLLQAWALEMQGKHIEAVEELSKLCLIHRIFPPEEGSPEMEMVANGLEKHLKLEQREYLLKMLLGVSSEENRRSLIEALGLEISGGSVGDQQENMLS, from the exons ATGCAGGCAGTCTCTTCGGTGGTCAACCAGCCGGGGGTCAAGGCGATGAACCCAACAGTGAATTCGCTCCGCCATTCTCCATCTTCCACAACTCATCCATCAATTACAGGTCTCACCACTACCTCCCTCCAATGGTTTCACCACCGCCTCCACTTACCAATCCCCAAACCTCATCTCCACCGCCCCACAACCTTCACTACCTTTTGTTCTCTCCGCCGACCACACCCCCGCCGCCACTTCCGCCGTCGTCGCAACCCCGACAGTAACATCTATTTTCCGACAACCGATGCCGACACTTCATCACCTCACTTAGATTCCAAGCTTCACTTGGTAATCGACCTCGAACACTACATACCCGACAGAGCATCTCTATCTTTGAAAAAGTTACTGAAAATCACCAAACAGAACTTCAATCAGTTCGTTGACTCTGGAATCGACGCCGTGGACGACCTGCGGTCTATGATCACCGTCGACAGTAATAAGAAAGTCGTGGTGTCCTGCCGAAAAACAACGGTTTATTTCATCGGCCAGTTGATTGCTCTGAGTTTCATTACCGTTTTCGCTTTTAGGGTTTTACtgaaactagggttagggtttcggaATTTGTTCAGGCACCGGAGCAATGACGGCGGAGGGGTAGTTACAAGGATGGATAGGAGTTTAGGCGGAAGAGAGGTGGTCGTCAGCACTCAGAAAGACTCAAAGAAGGAGTTCAATGTCTCTGTGAATCCATTGTCTTCTGTTGAAGATTCGATTTTGAGCTATTCAAATTCAATGACGAAGAACTGGGAGAAATCAAAGAAGAAGCTTCCTGATTGGTGGCCGGATTCTCGTCCAGCTCCATTAGAGGGAATCGACAAGGAGGAGAATCAACGAAAAGCTAACTGGTTAATTCGAG CAATCATGGATTATAGAACGAGTGGAAAAGATTTTCAGGAAGATGATATAATCTTA CTTCGTAGAATATGCAGGATGTCTGGAGTCAAAGTTTCCATTGACACTCCTAATTCACGTGATTCAATTTATCGTGCATCTGTCGACTTTACTTTAAACACTTGTAGCAG GGTAGGAAGCCATTCAACATTTGTTCAAATTGATGGAGAGGATGCACGAGAATTCATTGGTGGGCTTGCTGATAACATTGGCCTTGAAAGCTTTCGAGCTGCTAGAATGGTGGCTGCAGCTGTGGCTGCACGCACACGATCGTGGCTCTTACAAGCTTGG GCTTTGGAAATGCAAGGTAAGCATATTGAAGCGGTGGAGGAATTGTCAAAGTTATGTCTAATTCACAGGATATTTCCACCGGAAGAAGGCTCG CCGGAGATGGAAATGGTAGCTAATGGGCTGGAgaaacatttgaaattggaacaaAGAGAATATTTATTAAAGATGCTACTTGGGGTATCTAGTGAAGAGAATCGTAGAAGTCTTATTGAAGCTTTAGGTTTG GAAATATCAGGTGGAAGTGTTGGTGATCAACAAGAAAACATGTTGAGTTAG